Proteins encoded by one window of Cydia splendana chromosome 14, ilCydSple1.2, whole genome shotgun sequence:
- the LOC134797041 gene encoding 1-phosphatidylinositol 4,5-bisphosphate phosphodiesterase isoform X2: MTKRFEFNWQIPVPEPLLQGAVFDRWTEEKDNTELEQNCTFKVDEYGFFIYWKSDGKDGDVIELCQVSDIRAGGVPKDSKLSTNLVNKHGDTLEDKSLTICSGTDYININYQHVVCPDANTAKVWLEGLRRITHNVKANNVCPMTCLKKHWMRLCFLTDPKGKVPVKVVARTFASGKTEKLVYQCLSELGLPSGKNEAMEREAFTFDKFYALYHKICPRNDIEELFRSITQGKSDKINMDQFVNFLNEKQRDPRLNEILYPLYDDKRAAEIINTYEQDEAAKNEKCLTKDGLIRYLMSDENAPVFLDRLDNYMDMDQPLAHYYINSSHNTYLSGRQFGGKSSVEMYRQVLLAGCRCVELDCWDGKGEDEEPIITHGMAMCTDILFKDVIYALRDTAFVTSDYPIILSFENHCCKAQQYKLAKYCDEILGDLLLKEQLPDHPLEPGQPLPPPSALKRKIMIKNKRLKPEVERQELELFRQGQFVIEDEVKEDASAVAVPDKKPEEIVAEAATAGDDAPPPVAYTGSTTNVHPWLSSMVNYAQPIKFQGFEEADKKNIYHNMSSFAETTGMNYLKQQAIDFVNYNKRQMSRIYPKGTRADSSNYMPQVFWNAGCQMVSLNFQTSDLPMQLNQGKFEYNGNCGYLLKPDFMRRADRSFDPFADAPVDGVIAAQCSVQVIAGQFLSDKKIGTYVEVDMYGLPTDTIRKEFRTRMVPANGLNPVYNEEPFLFRKVVLPDLAVLRFGVYDENGKLLGQRILPLDGLQAGYRHISLRTEANFPMSLPMLFCNIELKIYVPDGFEDFMAALSDPRAFMGAAKERTDNMKQMGIEESGPEKKVQIEDKKEEPLVFEPITVESLRQEKGFVKTGRKQQKELEAMRKRHAKEKLAMQKTQCSALEKLIKGKNKEQLSNDAAFRKLVTDQSAAWSELVAKHRLEEWSSARSRLDEQRELLKKMMETTQQVQMKQLEAKHERELKDMNGRQAKISMETSKEVANDKTLKTKQEKDRRLREKKQNNTKKFMEERKGATIKQNREKEKLKVTHDKQMDELSKDVDNLIELYKMEESEFDNSSKTEFFA; encoded by the exons GACGGTGACGTCATCGAGCTGTGCCAAGTCAGTGACATCCGCGCTGGAGGTGTGCCAAAG GACTCGAAGCTGAGCACGAACCTGGTGAACAAGCACGGGGACACGCTGGAAGACAAGTCCCTCACCATCTGCAGCGGCACCGACTACATCAACATCAACTACCAGCACGTGGTCTGCCCCGACGCCAACACTGCCAAG GTGTGGCTGGAAGGCCTGAGGAGGATCACCCACAATGTGAAAGCGAACAACGTGTGTCCTATGACGTGTCTCAAGAAGCA TTGGATGCGTCTCTGCTTCCTCACGGACCCCAAAGGCAAGGTCCCTGTCAAGGTGGTGGCCCGAACCTTCGCATCAGGCAAGACTGAAAAGCTGGTTTACCAGTGTCTGTCGGAGCTGGGGCTTCCATCAGGGAAGAATGAAGCTATGGAGAGGGAGGCCTTTACTTTTGACAAGTTCTACGCGCTGTACCATAAGATCTGTCCGAGAAATGATATTGAAGAACTGTTTAGATCCAT AACTCAAGGCAAATCCGACAAGATCAACATGGACCAGTTCGTGAACTTCTTGAACGAGAAGCAGCGAGACCCCCGCCTAAACGAGATCCTGTACCCTCTGTACGACGACAAGAGAGCGGCGGAGATTATCAACACGTATGAACAGGATGAGGCTGCGAAGAACGAAA AATGCCTAACGAAAGACGGGCTCATCCGCTACCTCATGTCCGACGAGAACGCCCCCGTATTCCTGGACAGATTGGATAACTACATGGACATGGATCAGCCGCTGGCTCATTATTACATAAACTCCTCCCACAACACGTATCTCTCGGGACGACAGTTCGGTGGCAAGAGTTCTGTGGAGATGTACCGACAAGTGTTGTTAGCTGGATGTCG CTGCGTAGAACTCGACTGCTGGGACGGCAAAGGCGAAGACGAGGAACCAATCATAACCCACGGCATGGCTATGTGCACAGACATCCTCTTCAAAGACGTGATCTACGCGCTCCGAGACACCGCTTTCGTGACGTCAGACTACCCCATCATACTGTCGTTCGAGAACCACTGCTGCAAGGCCCAGCAGTACAAGCTGGCCAAATACTGCGATGAGATCTTGGGGGATTTGCTGTTGAAAGAACAGCTGCCAGATCACCCT TTGGAACCGGGCCAGCCCCTCCCACCACCTTCAGCGCTGAAGAGGAAGATCATGATCAAGAATAAGCGGCTGAAGCCAGAGGTGGAGCGGCAGGAGTTGGAGCTGTTCCGGCAGGGACAGTTCGTTATTGAAGACGAGGTTAAGGAAGACGCGTCAGCGGTCGCCGTGCCCGATAAAAAG CCCGAAGAAATAGTGGCGGAAGCAGCGACAGCTGGCGACGACGCGCCTCCACCCGTAGCGTACACCGGCTCCACCACCAACGTGCATCCTTGGCTGTCTTCCATGGTCAACTACGCGCAGCCCATCAAGTTCCAAGGATTCGAAGAGGCTGACA AAAAGAACATCTACCACAACATGTCTTCCTTCGCCGAGACCACCGGCATGAACTACCTGAAGCAGCAAGCCATAGACTTCGTCAACTACAACAAGAGGCAGATGTCCAGGATCTACCCCAAGGGCACACGGGCTGACTCTTCCAACTACATGCCTCAG GTGTTCTGGAACGCCGGCTGCCAAATGGTGTCCCTCAACTTCCAAACCTCAGACCTCCCCATGCAGCTCAACCAGGGCAAGTTCGAATACAACGGCAACTGCGGATACCTCCTCAAACCGGACTTCATGAGGCGCGCGGACAGGAGCTTCGATCCTTTTGCCGATGCTCCGGTCGACGGTGTGATCGCGGCCCAATGTTCTGTACAA GTAATTGCCGGCCAGTTCTTGTCAGACAAGAAGATCGGCACATACGTAGAAGTCGATATGTATGGTTTACCAACCGACACCATCCGTAAAGAGTTTAGAACACGAATGGTGCCCGCTAACGGACTGAATCCTGTGTACAATGAAGAACCGTTCCTATTCCGAAAG GTTGTCCTCCCAGACTTGGCCGTCCTCCGTTTCGGAGTCTACGATGAGAACGGCAAACTCCTCGGCCAACGGATCCTACCCCTGGACGGGCTACAAGCCGGCTACCGTCACATCTCGCTGCGAACAGAAGCCAACTTCCCCATGTCGCTGCCCATGCTGTTCTGTAATATCGAGCTGAAGATCTACGTACCGGATGGCTTTGAAG ACTTCATGGCGGCCCTGTCCGACCCCCGCGCGTTCATGGGCGCCGCCAAGGAGCGCACCGACAACATGAAGCAGATGGGCATCGAGGAGAGCGGCCCCGAGAAGAAGGTGCAGATCGAGGACAAGAAGGAAG AGCCTCTAGTATTCGAGCCAATCACAGTTGAGTCCCTCCGCCAAGAGAAAGGCTTCGTCAAAACGGGCCGCAAGCAGCAGAAGGAGCTAGAAGCCATGCGCAAACGCCACGCTAAAGAGAAACTCGCCATGCAGAAGACACAGTGCAGTGCTCTTGAGAAACTCATCAAGGGCAAGAA CAAAGAGCAGCTAAGCAACGACGCGGCCTTCCGCAAGCTTGTCACCGACCAATCCGCGGCGTGGAGCGAGCTGGTGGCTAAACACCGTCTCGAGGAATGGAGCTCAGCCCGCAGCCGGTTGGACGAACAGCGAGAACTGCTCAAGAAGATGATGGAGACGACCCAACAGGTGCAGATGAAGCAACTCGAAGCCAAGCATGAGAG GGAGTTGAAAGACATGAACGGGCGGCAGGCCAAGATCAGCATGGAGACCAGCAAGGAGGTGGCCAACGACAAGACGCTGAAGACCAAGCAGGAGAAGGACCGTCGGCTCCGGGAGAAGAAGCAAAACAACACCAAGAAGTTCATGGAGGAACGGAAA GGGGCGACGATCAAGCAGAATCGC
- the LOC134797041 gene encoding 1-phosphatidylinositol 4,5-bisphosphate phosphodiesterase isoform X1 produces MTKRFEFNWQIPVPEPLLQGAVFDRWTEEKDNTELEQNCTFKVDEYGFFIYWKSDGKDGDVIELCQVSDIRAGGVPKDSKLSTNLVNKHGDTLEDKSLTICSGTDYININYQHVVCPDANTAKVWKESLRAITHNNKINNVCPRTNLMKHWMRLCFLTDPKGKVPVKVVARTFASGKTEKLVYQCLSELGLPSGKNEAMEREAFTFDKFYALYHKICPRNDIEELFRSITQGKSDKINMDQFVNFLNEKQRDPRLNEILYPLYDDKRAAEIINTYEQDEAAKNEKCLTKDGLIRYLMSDENAPVFLDRLDNYMDMDQPLAHYYINSSHNTYLSGRQFGGKSSVEMYRQVLLAGCRCVELDCWDGKGEDEEPIITHGMAMCTDILFKDVIYALRDTAFVTSDYPIILSFENHCCKAQQYKLAKYCDEILGDLLLKEQLPDHPLEPGQPLPPPSALKRKIMIKNKRLKPEVERQELELFRQGQFVIEDEVKEDASAVAVPDKKPEEIVAEAATAGDDAPPPVAYTGSTTNVHPWLSSMVNYAQPIKFQGFEEADKKNIYHNMSSFAETTGMNYLKQQAIDFVNYNKRQMSRIYPKGTRADSSNYMPQVFWNAGCQMVSLNFQTSDLPMQLNQGKFEYNGNCGYLLKPDFMRRADRSFDPFADAPVDGVIAAQCSVQVIAGQFLSDKKIGTYVEVDMYGLPTDTIRKEFRTRMVPANGLNPVYNEEPFLFRKVVLPDLAVLRFGVYDENGKLLGQRILPLDGLQAGYRHISLRTEANFPMSLPMLFCNIELKIYVPDGFEDFMAALSDPRAFMGAAKERTDNMKQMGIEESGPEKKVQIEDKKEEPLVFEPITVESLRQEKGFVKTGRKQQKELEAMRKRHAKEKLAMQKTQCSALEKLIKGKNKEQLSNDAAFRKLVTDQSAAWSELVAKHRLEEWSSARSRLDEQRELLKKMMETTQQVQMKQLEAKHERELKDMNGRQAKISMETSKEVANDKTLKTKQEKDRRLREKKQNNTKKFMEERKGATIKQNREKEKLKVTHDKQMDELSKDVDNLIELYKMEESEFDNSSKTEFFA; encoded by the exons GACGGTGACGTCATCGAGCTGTGCCAAGTCAGTGACATCCGCGCTGGAGGTGTGCCAAAG GACTCGAAGCTGAGCACGAACCTGGTGAACAAGCACGGGGACACGCTGGAAGACAAGTCCCTCACCATCTGCAGCGGCACCGACTACATCAACATCAACTACCAGCACGTGGTCTGCCCCGACGCCAACACTGCCAAG GTATGGAAGGAGAGTCTCCGAGCCATCACTCACAACAACAAAATCAACAATGTCTGTCCAAGAACCAACCTTATGAAACA TTGGATGCGTCTCTGCTTCCTCACGGACCCCAAAGGCAAGGTCCCTGTCAAGGTGGTGGCCCGAACCTTCGCATCAGGCAAGACTGAAAAGCTGGTTTACCAGTGTCTGTCGGAGCTGGGGCTTCCATCAGGGAAGAATGAAGCTATGGAGAGGGAGGCCTTTACTTTTGACAAGTTCTACGCGCTGTACCATAAGATCTGTCCGAGAAATGATATTGAAGAACTGTTTAGATCCAT AACTCAAGGCAAATCCGACAAGATCAACATGGACCAGTTCGTGAACTTCTTGAACGAGAAGCAGCGAGACCCCCGCCTAAACGAGATCCTGTACCCTCTGTACGACGACAAGAGAGCGGCGGAGATTATCAACACGTATGAACAGGATGAGGCTGCGAAGAACGAAA AATGCCTAACGAAAGACGGGCTCATCCGCTACCTCATGTCCGACGAGAACGCCCCCGTATTCCTGGACAGATTGGATAACTACATGGACATGGATCAGCCGCTGGCTCATTATTACATAAACTCCTCCCACAACACGTATCTCTCGGGACGACAGTTCGGTGGCAAGAGTTCTGTGGAGATGTACCGACAAGTGTTGTTAGCTGGATGTCG CTGCGTAGAACTCGACTGCTGGGACGGCAAAGGCGAAGACGAGGAACCAATCATAACCCACGGCATGGCTATGTGCACAGACATCCTCTTCAAAGACGTGATCTACGCGCTCCGAGACACCGCTTTCGTGACGTCAGACTACCCCATCATACTGTCGTTCGAGAACCACTGCTGCAAGGCCCAGCAGTACAAGCTGGCCAAATACTGCGATGAGATCTTGGGGGATTTGCTGTTGAAAGAACAGCTGCCAGATCACCCT TTGGAACCGGGCCAGCCCCTCCCACCACCTTCAGCGCTGAAGAGGAAGATCATGATCAAGAATAAGCGGCTGAAGCCAGAGGTGGAGCGGCAGGAGTTGGAGCTGTTCCGGCAGGGACAGTTCGTTATTGAAGACGAGGTTAAGGAAGACGCGTCAGCGGTCGCCGTGCCCGATAAAAAG CCCGAAGAAATAGTGGCGGAAGCAGCGACAGCTGGCGACGACGCGCCTCCACCCGTAGCGTACACCGGCTCCACCACCAACGTGCATCCTTGGCTGTCTTCCATGGTCAACTACGCGCAGCCCATCAAGTTCCAAGGATTCGAAGAGGCTGACA AAAAGAACATCTACCACAACATGTCTTCCTTCGCCGAGACCACCGGCATGAACTACCTGAAGCAGCAAGCCATAGACTTCGTCAACTACAACAAGAGGCAGATGTCCAGGATCTACCCCAAGGGCACACGGGCTGACTCTTCCAACTACATGCCTCAG GTGTTCTGGAACGCCGGCTGCCAAATGGTGTCCCTCAACTTCCAAACCTCAGACCTCCCCATGCAGCTCAACCAGGGCAAGTTCGAATACAACGGCAACTGCGGATACCTCCTCAAACCGGACTTCATGAGGCGCGCGGACAGGAGCTTCGATCCTTTTGCCGATGCTCCGGTCGACGGTGTGATCGCGGCCCAATGTTCTGTACAA GTAATTGCCGGCCAGTTCTTGTCAGACAAGAAGATCGGCACATACGTAGAAGTCGATATGTATGGTTTACCAACCGACACCATCCGTAAAGAGTTTAGAACACGAATGGTGCCCGCTAACGGACTGAATCCTGTGTACAATGAAGAACCGTTCCTATTCCGAAAG GTTGTCCTCCCAGACTTGGCCGTCCTCCGTTTCGGAGTCTACGATGAGAACGGCAAACTCCTCGGCCAACGGATCCTACCCCTGGACGGGCTACAAGCCGGCTACCGTCACATCTCGCTGCGAACAGAAGCCAACTTCCCCATGTCGCTGCCCATGCTGTTCTGTAATATCGAGCTGAAGATCTACGTACCGGATGGCTTTGAAG ACTTCATGGCGGCCCTGTCCGACCCCCGCGCGTTCATGGGCGCCGCCAAGGAGCGCACCGACAACATGAAGCAGATGGGCATCGAGGAGAGCGGCCCCGAGAAGAAGGTGCAGATCGAGGACAAGAAGGAAG AGCCTCTAGTATTCGAGCCAATCACAGTTGAGTCCCTCCGCCAAGAGAAAGGCTTCGTCAAAACGGGCCGCAAGCAGCAGAAGGAGCTAGAAGCCATGCGCAAACGCCACGCTAAAGAGAAACTCGCCATGCAGAAGACACAGTGCAGTGCTCTTGAGAAACTCATCAAGGGCAAGAA CAAAGAGCAGCTAAGCAACGACGCGGCCTTCCGCAAGCTTGTCACCGACCAATCCGCGGCGTGGAGCGAGCTGGTGGCTAAACACCGTCTCGAGGAATGGAGCTCAGCCCGCAGCCGGTTGGACGAACAGCGAGAACTGCTCAAGAAGATGATGGAGACGACCCAACAGGTGCAGATGAAGCAACTCGAAGCCAAGCATGAGAG GGAGTTGAAAGACATGAACGGGCGGCAGGCCAAGATCAGCATGGAGACCAGCAAGGAGGTGGCCAACGACAAGACGCTGAAGACCAAGCAGGAGAAGGACCGTCGGCTCCGGGAGAAGAAGCAAAACAACACCAAGAAGTTCATGGAGGAACGGAAA GGGGCGACGATCAAGCAGAATCGC